In one Rutidosis leptorrhynchoides isolate AG116_Rl617_1_P2 chromosome 8, CSIRO_AGI_Rlap_v1, whole genome shotgun sequence genomic region, the following are encoded:
- the LOC139863403 gene encoding uncharacterized protein, whose translation MIWIKHSSYRIRIHPSFFAVLDSRKFFASPLFFNRSPNFAAFIHSNNNRNCKEISLLRTLDDAVYTFNHMFNRTPVPPIPEFTKVLTFIVKKNHFGAAISLIKKFDFLGVNPVLHPTIYVFNIAINCFCQLKRLDFGFAVLGKATKLGYAPDCATFNTLIRGLCVNDKLSQAVKLFDQLMENGFEPSVVTYGTLINGFCKSGDARSAIVLFRKMETSPCPPGIIQYSTIIDRLCKDEQFVEALEFVSEMYSKGILPNVVTYTGLIHGLCNIRSWDEALRLLSEMLARNIAPNVHTYTILLNALCKDSRINEGESLLSLMIKKGVMPNTVTYNALMDGYCLLGKIDIARKLFDSMVDHCCTPTVISYNILIKGYSEHTRIDEALTFFGQMSENGIDPNLVTYNTLISGLCQAGRLEEALLLPSEMKSCGLNPDICTYNSILDALCKNKKLNEAVKFFETLTGQDVISYNILINGYSENEKLDDALCYFSEMSKRGVHPNLVTYNTLINGLYRVGRHEEAHTLFSEMKSIGLNPDIFTYNTILDVLCKNKKLDEALKLFKMLDDNDDDVIPDIVTCNCVIDGMLKCGETDAACEVFSSLSDRGLKPNVRTFNIMIDGLCKTGELDKANMFFLEMKNFGCVADDVTYKIMVQGYLQANDTIKAIEFLNGPIDADVSADARKLLNTFLLTEQLKDVTVSG comes from the coding sequence ATGATTTGGATTAAACACTCATCTTACCGTATTCGAATTCATCCCTCTTTCTTTGCTGTTCTTGATTCTCGTAAGTTTTTTGCCTCACCCCTTTTCTTCAATCGCTCTCCTAATTTTGCTGCTTTCATTCATTCCAATAATAATCGAAATTGTAAAGAAATTAGTCTTCTCAGAACCCTAGATGATGCTGTATATACATTCAATCATATGTTCAATAGAACCCCTGTTCCCCCAATTCCAGAATTCACTAAAGTTTTAACCTTTATAGTTAAGAAGAACCATTTTGGTGCTGCAATTTCTCTGAttaaaaagtttgactttttaggaGTCAACCCTGTTTTACATCCCACTATTTACGTTTTCAACATTGCCATTAATTGTTTCTGTCAGCTCAAAAGGTTGGATTTTGGGTTTGCTGTGTTAGGGAAAGCAACAAAGCTTGGTTATGCACCTGATTGTGCTACTTTTAATACACTTATTAGAGGACTTTGTGTTAATGATAAGCTTAGTCAAGCGGTTAAGTTGTTTGACCAGTTAATGGAAAACGGGTTCGAACCTAGTGTAGTGACTTATGGTACGTTGATTAACGGTTTCTGCAAATCAGGAGACGCTCGTAGTGCGATCGTATTGTTTCGGAAGATGGAAACATCGCCTTGTCCACCTGGGATTATTCAGTACAGCACCATTATAGACAGATTATGTAAGGATGAACAATTTGTAGAGGCTTTAGAGTTTGTTTCAGAAATGTATAGTAAAGGTATTTTGCCAAACGTTGTTACATACACTGGTTTGATTCACGGTTTATGTAATATACGCTCGTGGGACGAAGCATTGAGATTGTTGAGTGAGATGCTTGCTCGAAACATAGCACCTAATGTACatacatatactatattattaaatGCATTATGTAAAGATAGTAGGATAAATGAAGGTGAAAGTTTGTTATCATTGATGATCAAAAAAGGTGTGATGCCTAATACTGTCACATACAATGCGCTTATGGACGGTTATTGCCTACTCGGAAAGATAGACATTGCTAGAAAGTTGTTTGACTCTATGGTTGACCATTGTTGCACACCTACTGTTATAAGTTACAACATCTTAATTAAGGGTTACTCTGAACACACAAGAATAGATGAAGCGTTGACTTTTTTTGGTCAAATGTCTGAAAACGGTATTGATCCTAATCTCGTGACGTACAATACTCTAATTAGCGGTTTGTGTCAAGCGGGTCGACTTGAGGAGGCCCTTTTACTCCCTTCCGAAATGAAATCGTGTGGTTTAAATCCAGATATTTGCACTTACAATTCCATTTTAGATGCCCTTTGTAAGAATAAGAAACTTAACGAGGCCGTTAAGTTTTTTGAAACTTTGACCGGTCAAGATGTTATCAGTTACAACATCTTAATCAACGGGTACTCCGAAAACGAAAAACTAGACGACGCGTTATGTTATTTTAGTGAAATGTCTAAGAGAGGTGTTCATCCTAACCTTGTTACATACAATACGCTAATTAACGGGCTGTATCGCGTGGGTCGACATGAGGAGGCACATACGCTTTTTTCTGAAATGAAATCTATTGGTCTGAATCCAGATATTTTTACTTACAATACCATATTGGATGTCCTATGTAAGAACAAGAAACTAGACGAAGCCCTAAAATTGTTTAAGATgcttgatgataatgatgatgatgtcataCCTGATATCGTTACATGCAATTGTGTTATCGATGGTATGTTGAAGTGTGGGGAAACTGATGCTGCGTGTGAGGTTTTTTCAAGTCTTTCTGATAGAGGATTGAAACCGAATGTTCGTACATTCAACATCATGATTGATGGATTGTGTAAAACGGGTGAACTTGATAAAGCGAATATGTTTTTTCTGGAAATGAAAAATTTTGGTTGTGTTGCAGATGATGTTACTTATAAGATAATGGTGCAGGGTTATCTTCAAGCAAATGATACAATTAAAGCGATTGAATTTCTTAATGGACCGATTGATGCTGACGTGTCAGCAGATGCTAGAAAATTGTTGAATACGTTTTTGTTGACTGAACAGTTAAAAGATGTTACAGTTTCAGGATGA